The Panthera leo isolate Ple1 chromosome D1, P.leo_Ple1_pat1.1, whole genome shotgun sequence region AGTCAACTTAGATGATACAGACAgatttgaaaaagataaattttcccAAGctgacaaagaagtagaaaatctgaatagatatgTGACAATAAATTCaatttgtaatgaaaatattctcacaCTCCTTCCATCAATATCCAGACAATTACTATTACTAAATATCTATGTAGGCAATAACACTGGTTGTTACACAGATGGCTTCACCAGTTACTTTTACTAAATAACTACATAAGCAATGGTACCAATTGTGAGTTACTTTATTTAGGAGATAGAGATCATGATCCTTTTTCCAATTCATGCAGTTATATccgtattaccctgataccaaagccaaacaaagacaacacacagaggaaaacagaaaccaaaatccCTCATGGATACAAACCCAAGAATTCTCAACAAATCCTTGTATccaataataagataaaatagatGCACTGAAACATATGAAAGGCTTATGAGCCACACCAAGGGAGATTTATCTCAGAAATGCGAAGTtggtttaacatatgaaaaacaATGTAATATATCACTTACACAGAATGATGGAGATGGGGAACCGGATGGAATGTCTCCTCAGCCTTGGGTGCCGTCTTTGGCACatcaattttgtaaaatataatcatattataTGGTAGTTGAGAGAATACCAATTTATTTCCTTGAAATTACATTTTACCACATATACCTTTACAAATTTATGTGCACAGCCAGTGATACACAGAGACGAATGGAAAACTGTGGCTTAGATTGATCTTTCAAAGTCAGAAGAACACATCTGGGAAAGATATCTGAGGGGTCCCATTTGATGACTTCCACTATTGCAcatgcattagaaaaaaaatgcagtctcAGAAATCtctctggatttatttatttttttccatacattCATATGGGTGGAAAACCAGATGGGCctcaatttcttttattgatcatttattttgaatgtgtCCAAGTTTCAACCGCCTGTAAGATAAGCATAAAAACTGGAATTGCTCTCCTGGCTGGTTACTAGGAAGCTAAAGTAAGTGAATATTTGTATAATAGTTAGAATGGGTTCCAACACATAGCAAGTGTGAGTTATTATATGGTTTTCTGACCACTGgagtcattatttttttgttatttaaaggaATTCTGATGCAGCTGTAGTCCCTGTGCCCTACAGGAATCTAGGGGATGTTGTAATGTTATAAGAAAGGAAGAACTTCTAAGAGATATGCATGGCATGTCATTATGGCAATATGAGCTGTGTCCCACACATACGACACTTAATGTAACCTCTATCATGTAGCACCACAAATTCTGGGAGGAGGCATATGTGGTTTTAAACCATTGTTTCCCAATTtgggataatttaaaaaataaatttcctgatGATATTCCATAGAGATGAACTATTAGTTGTGTTATATCATACGCCACCttggtttaatttttatatattttgttataccaTAGAGATTAGTAATTGTTTTGGAGCTTAATGGGCCCATCCCCCAGGAGCTTAAATTACAGTATAAGTAAGTGTCTGCCTCCTATATACATCTCATATCTTCAGCACCAGGGACAAAACGTAGGTCACTCAGGTTTGTTAGCAAGAACTAGGTTTTAGTTacttgaaaatagaaatgaatatattttgtctGTAAACAATTATTCTAAAGATATATTGAACTcaactctcttctttttttttattttaaaaatttttttagcgtttatttttgagacagagagagagacagagcatgaacaggggagggacagagagagagggagacacagaatctgaaacaggctccagactctgagctgtcagcacagagcccgacacggggctcgaactcgcggaccgtgagatcatgacctgagccgaagtcggatgcttaaccgaccaagccacctaggcgcccctcaactcTCTTCTAATTAGAGAATGTTTTAACAGGACCCATATTTCTGTGCAGTTACTGTTTagagtgtttttgtgttttggtattCAGAACAATTAATGGTGAATTTAGAACTGTTTTCTCTGTAACATAAAACATGGATGTGTGTAAAAGAAtgctaaataaacaaatggtacctctctctctctctctctctctctctctctctatttcatcTCTTACCACCCATTTTTCAGACCGATCTCTATCACAGCATCTAACATGTATGACCATTGAGAGGGTccttaattttcatattaatgCTGAGGGTTGCATTTCTGTTCCTGCCAGATGGTTATCGAGAGTCAGGACTTATGAACTCTCTGTGGTTAGAAAAAGAGATGAATTCTTTTGgatttgttttgggtttgttatGAAATGGTTTTGTATTATCAGCCTAGgagattaagaagaaaaacatttgccAGGTTGAATATCCTCTTTGAAAAGTAGGCAAATAAGTCAggtattttgctttgttttgtttttgttcttggtcATGTAATGAAAAACTGTGACTTAAGGGAAGTGATATGTTTCCATGTCTTTAAGGTTAGCTCAAGAGACCGAGAAGATACCAAGATATGCTTCCATTCCAGAACCTCTTCACTCAATTTTCATTACACATAAGTGTAGAAGTCATGAGTCTAGTCCTCGTGCTGTCTAGAAGTGGGAGCAGAGAATAGAATACCtcaatttttatttgccttttcctttaGGAAGGGCCTCAGTGGTAGATCTCCCTTATATAGAGCATACAATGTAATCATTTCTGCAACCAACCACTTAAAGAATCTCTATCATGTGTATTCATATCTCTATGGGTGCATCTTCATTTGCGTCTATATGTATATGCTGAGTGTACTAttcagtattctttttatttaaaaaaaaaaacctcataaaaGGGATTTTACATAGCATGATAATTTTCTGTCCTAGATATGACACCCCAAAGTTTAACACTAGCTccacttctgaaaatattttttatggcaAATATTATAAACAGGAATGCAATACAGTTTTGGACATGATTTTTCACAATTTTATCAATGTaactaaatatcttttaatagcTTATGAGGAATAAAATCTATCAAAAAAATATCAGATAGCTTTTATTGTTGTCAGGGTCAAGACTTGGATGTATGCCCCTTCATTACTTTCCAGAAAAAGGTATTCAAGAGATCTATCTCTCTGAATCTTTATTAGCATAGATCGTTATTACTATAATTGATTAAGCTAGCAAATCAATTAACCACATAGTTGATTTGATAGGCACAATTCTCACtttcaatgtatattttatatctcttGTTTCATAATTCAGATTTTAACGAGTTTTTGTGAGCCACAAACATCAAAAATTCTATCACACTTTTCCAAAATAGAATATGAGAAAACTTTGTTTCAAATTCATGTTCCTGATAGAGTcacgtaaaaataaaaaaaacaaaagagtgttTGGAGAATCAGAGTAGGTGTTACTCTCCTGGACAGAGCTTATTAAGTTTCTTCAGAGAACAGATGCTAGTGTCTGTATGGCTTTGAAATATATCATTGAATCTAAAATTCCACCCAGAAACTGAAGTTAATCATAGATAAAGTGATAGATAAGGGTTGGAATCGTTCAAGGTTTCTGCTGATGCTTAAGTCAATTTTGGTCAGTGGGATCCACTGAGACTTTCAACCTTTTGAATTACTTGACCACTGTGTTTCTGTTATATCTTATAGATACATTGTTTGATATcaatgttatatttttctgaaattaatgttaacctgttttttcctccctttttagaAGAAAGACAATATCTATCATTTGTTTTCCTAAGTCCAACACCTGGCAGGAATGGGCACGGGAAACTGCTCCAGTGTGACCGAGTTCATTCTCCTCGGATTCTCAGAAGCCCCTGAGTTGAGAGTCGCCCTCTTCTCTGTGTTCCTTCTCATCTATGGAGTCACGGTGCTGGGCAACCTGGGCATGATGGCCGTGATTCAGGTCAGCTGTCACCTTCAcactcccatgtactttttcctcagcCACTTGTCCTTTGTGGACTTTTGCTACTCCACCGTCATTGTGCCAAATGTGCTGTCCAGTATCTTAAACAAGGGCAAAGCCATCTCCTTCCTGGGATGCATGGtgcaattctatttcttttgtgcCTATGCAATCACTGAGGTCTTCCTTTTGgctgtgatggcctatgaccgcttcGTGGCCATCTGCAACCCACTGTTGTACATGGTCACCATGTCCCGGAATCTCTGTGTGGAGCTGGTGTCTTGTTGCTACCTGTGTGGGATGGTGTGTTCTCTGATCCACTTGTGTTTCGCTCTGGAGATCCCATCCTACACATCAAATGTGATTGACCACTTCTTCTGCGATCTGCCCCCTCTCTTATCCCTTGCTTGTTCTGATGTCACCATGAATTAACTGCTGCTGTACATCGTGGCCACCTTCAATGAGATCACCACCATCGTGATCATCCTCACGTCCTACTTGCTAATTCTCATCACCATCCTGAGGCTGCACTCTGCCGAGGGAAGGCGCAAAGCCTTTtccacctgtgcctcccacctCACAGTCATCCTTGTCTTCCACGGAACAATCCTTTTCACTTACTGCCAGCCCAGTTCTGAGAACAGTATGGATACTGACAAGGTGGCCACGGTGTTCTACACTGTAGTGATTCCCATGCTCAACCCCCTCATCTATAGCCTGCGGAACAAGGATGTGAAGGAAGCACTCAAGAAAGTGTTGGGATCTAGGTTAccttttgaaaaactattttcttaaCTAGACTCAGAGTTTCATCAGACACTTTAATGACGGGCTGGATTTGGGTGGGTGTGAATGGAAAAGTAAAGTAGGGAAATAAAACTTGGGGACTCTgcatgctgttttgttttccacttgcTTATCTAATTAAGCCATATAATATCTTCTATGGATAATTTAAATGCACCTTTTATGGGACCATATCTGTGTTATTCTTATATCAGTAGTGTAGCTTTGCAATTAATTGTTgtgcaaaaaatattttccaaatggttCAACATGATAAAACTCTAGAATAACTACGTGTAAATTTTTCTAAAGGAGAATACTTGAGATATTTTCCATTTGCTGGTAATTTCACCATGCTGCTCCTGATcatgaaaatgtcaaaaaaaaaaaaaaaaaaaaaaaagaaaagaaaacaaaagaaaagaagagaaaataaaaggtcaaGATTTCTGTTATAATAAACCTGATAAAGACAggaagttcaggggtgcctgggtggcttacttggttgagtgtccgacttcagctcaggtcatgatctcacagtttgtgagttcgagccccacgtcaggctctgtgttgacagctcagagcctgcagtctgcttcagattctgtgtctcctcctctctctgcccgtcccatgctcatgctgtctctctctgtctctcaataataaataaacgttaaagaaaaaaatattaaaaaaaggaagttcagaggagtggacatttttttttttgctttgtttgtatttaattttattgtgacTGCAGTTTCAAGAACCACTTTTAAAACATCCTTATCATTCTTTGTGAACTATCTCCTCTCTGAACTGAAATTCCTCCTAGTTCTGGTAGTTTGGTTCTATTCTCAGTTCCTTTGGAAAGTCATATTTATTGTTCAATGAAGACTCATGGTGCACTGACTTTATGCTACTCATTCATCTAGGAGCTTGGGATATATTAGTGAACAAAGCAATGAATGATCTCTGCTTTCCTGGAACTTTTATTTTAGCAGGCAATatacaattaaagaaattaattattattaaaaatatatttgaacgaTGTGAAGTATTTTAATCATGCAATTGGGTAGTAGAGTAACTCCTGAAGTAAAACAGTATGTTCATGGAAGATTTCACTGAAAAGCTGCATTTGAACAAAAACTTAAGGGAAAGCATTACAGTGTGCAGGAAACATGAGGAGAAAAGACCATAAAGAAAGAGTCGGtaatattttttggaaaacaaaaagcaatacaCAAAATCAAAGAGGTCAGACTAGATCAAAGAAGCAGAGGTGGTTAAGAGTAATAGAATAGGACAAGGTTTCAAAGGGACTATTTTCCCAACTcgatatttaactttttaaatatttatgctttaACTCTCAGTGAATCATGATGACCTAAAGGAGGGATCTTCACCCTTCTCCAACAGGGTCAGAGTGGATGGCAGGGAGGAAGACAGTTACGCCTGCTATATGGTAGCCACTCAATATTTGATAAGGATGGTTGTTATAATTCCATAACTTTTATAATGGTTGTAGGTATGTATGCGAGTAATCAGGGGTTGgagaagtgattttaaaatataacacttgggggcacctggatggctcagtcggctaggtgtctgactcttggttttggctcaggtcatgagccaggtcaggctcaggttcatgagttcaagccccacactgtgctctgtgctgacagtgtggagcctgcttggtattctctctctctctctgtctttctgcccctcccacactctctctctccttttcttccagactaaattaataaaatctaaaatacatttatataaatttttgtataaaattttccTAATGCTGCTCCAGGGTTTCAAGCATTACATCagagaaaaatgattaattttaattgtttatttcatGACCTCAAGAGAATGGGGCAAGACATAATCTCTAGGGCTCATGTCCCAAAGGTTGTACTATAGATATAAGAATGTATCCTTCAGTCCCAACCAAGAGTGGCCTTACCTTTGCCATCAGCAGGTTTGTTTTCAGATTCTAGAGACCGATTGATATTAATTTCAATGTAGGGTATCTGGGAAGCAGCACGGTGGGGGAAACTTACCCTTAGATCCAGACAGTTCTTGAGAATTATTTAGTCACTGCAGAAGTAACATATCTGGAACATGCAAGGAAGAGAAAGTGCATTTATGCTACACGGTTTTGTCTTAGAGGGCCTGGCTCAGATGCACAAGGGCTACCCTGGGTGGGAGGATAGAAGAGGTCTGAGAACTTTGGGAATGTGCATTGTTCTGTTTCTGTAAGTTATGGGAGAAATAGTCAAGGTAAGATAGAGAagatttaagtaaaatgaaactaACAGAGATTGAATAGACTCtctagtgaaaaaaattaaaaggggccAGCTTTAATTAAGAtgataaagcagagaaaaattagagaaaaattagaacaaaataGGGAAAACAAAGGTCAGATTTCAGCTGTTATATTTCTTGGACTCAATGGTAGAGAAAGATTTTACCAACAATTTAATAATAGTATTTGGGATGCAAGAATCATCATGTTGAATAtcacattctttaaaatgaaacctGAAAAGCCTTAGTcagttaaatattatattaagcaAGAAGTGTGATAATGAGAACGTCTAGCTTCAGGATGGATGTCTTTTGAGGTTGTCTTTAATACTCAGATGTATGACTGACTATAGGGACAGAGGTCCATTAAGCTCTCAGTCTTGAATATGATCTGATATCTTTATTGATGGGCCATCTGAAACTATCTCTTGGGTTGTGGGACCAAAGGTAACCTTACCATTGAGATGATTAAGAGTTTTCTGCTATGGTAAGATCTTAGAGGTGTTGGGCACCAACTGGAGAAGTACAATGATACTTTTGTAttactattttcttctaaaatgccTTCATAGTGTATTACTACCTCGAGTGTTTAAAAAATCCTTCTCCTTCACAGATACTATATGGACAGAATGAATATCCTGCATGTcttgaagggagaggagaagtgagaaaagagagagaaagcgagagattCCTAGGCAAGGAAAGTGTCTAAGTCACTTATTACTACTTTAGttatttctgggagagaaaaTTTCCCTAGTTCCTGTTCTTATTTCATCATGATGCTGATTTCTAGTGCAGCTCTTTGGTCTGTACATTGTCAGTAGACTATTTCCCATAGGCCCAGAGACGCTGGCTTGTCACAGATTACAAGTATGatcatcaataaaagaaatatctTGGTATCTAGACCTAGAACAGGGGTCAGAGTCTGGTGTGGAGGAATGGACATATGGTTGGGATTCTGATCAAGGCTCTAGTCGCAGGTATGTAGATTGGTCATTATTGGCATGTCATTGGGAAAGTCAAGGTGTCTCCAGAAGTTTTGTCACCTCTAGAACAAGGAAGTAGACATGATTATCTTTAGCATCTAATCTAATTATTTATCAAGTAATGAGGTCAGATTGACAATTTGGAGCCCATTAGTTGAGGAGAATActctgaaaaaatgaattaaggtTTATTTTGATATCAGATTCACtgagtcagaaagaaaaagattaatgtGTTGtatgaaatgaataataaagccaaaaatataaaatgttaaaggtGTTTATGCTTAATGTCACAGTGTAAACCTGtgatgtaaaaattaatttatttggaaatttctcaTGTTTGTACTGCTTATAGGGCTGACATAATCAGTCATTATATTGTATTAGGTGTATCTTTTATGCACTTATAATGTGCAAGGAGGGCTGAAAGGGTTATgctaatatttgatttaaaataaccataaatCCCTTTATCTCAtacttttatatgtaaatattaaaaattacagttaagaatttaaacaacttttaaagattttatttttatgtaatctctacacccaacatggggttcgaacttacaatgccaagaccaagagtcacatgctctactggctgagtcagtcaggcatcccgagaacttaaaaaattttaattcagtaattGTATTGCTTTTAAACTTAACgaacatttcaaaaatgattttgtgttttcaaatattaGACATTTAGCATatcttacataaaaatacatagagaaattatgaaaagatattttgCTTCATCTTCCAGTCTTGGTAAGGGGTAGTTAGGAAGCTTCTTAGATGCTCACTcccttactatttttattttcaggaccGATTCAGATTCTGACAAACAGAAACCATCATGTTACtgtcagagagaaataaaactgggGCTGTGTTCACTCTCTTGGGCTTCTCAGATTACCCAGAACTGCAAGTCCctctcttcttgatttttttggcCATCTACAGTGTCACTGTTGTAGGAAATATTGGGATGATAGTTATAATCAAGATTAACTCCAAActgcacacccccatgtactttttcctcagcCACCTCTCATTTGTGGATTTCTCCTATTCCTCCATCATTGTTCCCAAGACCCTGGCAAACCTAGTTGTAGAAGACAGGACCATTTCATTTCCAGGATGTATagtacaatattttttcttttgtaccttTGTGGTAGCTGAATCCATTTTATTGgctgtgatggcctatgaccgctttGTGGCCATCTGCAACCCTCTGCTCTACACAGTGGCCATGTCCCAGAAACTCTGTGCCATGCTGGTGGTCGGATCATACGCATGGGGAGTAGCATGTTCGCTGATACTCACATGTTCTGCTATCAAATTATCTTTCCAGGGTTTCAACACAATCAATCACTTCTTCTGTGAGTTCTCTGCATTGCTGTCCCTGTCTTGCTCTGATATTTACGTCAATCAGTTGctgcttttcatttttgccaCCTTCAACGTGGTCAGCACATTGCTTATCATTCTCATGTCTTATGTATTTATCATTGTCACCATCCTCAAGATGCGTTCAGCCAGTGGTCGTCGcaaagccttctccacctgtgcctcccacctGACAGCCATCACCATCTTCTATGGGACCATTGTCTTCCTCTACTGTGTTCCTAACTCCAAAAACTCGAGGAACACAGTGAAAGTGGCATCTGTGTTTTACACAGTGGTGATCCCTATGCTGAATCCCTTGATCTACAGTCtgagaaataaagacatcaaGGATACAGTCAGCAAGATAActaaagccttttctttttgagcatATTATTGCAGTACATTGTccttgaaatgcaaatcaagtGGGCCCATAATTGTTGATTGTAAGATAAGTTTAAATATAATGAAGAGTTGATGTACAATGGAT contains the following coding sequences:
- the LOC122200006 gene encoding olfactory receptor 5D18-like; protein product: MLLSERNKTGAVFTLLGFSDYPELQVPLFLIFLAIYSVTVVGNIGMIVIIKINSKLHTPMYFFLSHLSFVDFSYSSIIVPKTLANLVVEDRTISFPGCIVQYFFFCTFVVAESILLAVMAYDRFVAICNPLLYTVAMSQKLCAMLVVGSYAWGVACSLILTCSAIKLSFQGFNTINHFFCEFSALLSLSCSDIYVNQLLLFIFATFNVVSTLLIILMSYVFIIVTILKMRSASGRRKAFSTCASHLTAITIFYGTIVFLYCVPNSKNSRNTVKVASVFYTVVIPMLNPLIYSLRNKDIKDTVSKITKAFSF